The Anolis carolinensis isolate JA03-04 chromosome 1, rAnoCar3.1.pri, whole genome shotgun sequence genome window below encodes:
- the ankef1 gene encoding ankyrin repeat and EF-hand domain-containing protein 1, with protein sequence MSLADKRLENLQIYKVLQCVRQKDTKQIEKLTKLGYPELINFTEPINGDSALHLACVANDIDMCNFLLELGAHPDVQDRMGRTPVMKAAELGHDLALEVLVQAEADMTIVDAEGKGVLFYCILPTKRHNRCAQMALEFGADVNNCTTEGKPVFVQACEQAHEIKEMCMQFLERGANPNSTNTATGRTALMEASREGVLEIVRGILERGGEVNVFDHERHHAAHFAAKGGFFEILKILSAYNGDVGLIAMNGNTPLHYAAAGGFTECCKFIGQRGCDPMWRNLEKKTPRQVAKDAGFKGAVKEIRKIERRFAKYSKPKPGVRNPNPPWAVRLHDWSVENQASLREAFEAADRGDGTVSKDDFVSIIEERCPFVSVENITTIAQAHEKTRAGGIHPEEFFTGKRFLQKAFLLSSYGPKKKKPKKAKGKKGKFVIPMPICVIPDSSRQRRPDGGPPEFMIETYQNVTDSIRFNRDHPPEHPIQDDSWWYIDNPLKNFSSINYLTKDGDLSSLKKAFESGVPVDVRDHFYKTPLMAACASGNLEAVQFLLEKGANVNATDNFMWTPLHHACHAGQQDIAELLIKSGATIDSISINDGTPLMRGIESCRLDTVKYLVDAGAKVQMQNRRGQNALEISKAYADNRLIHFIQDTMDRLPKPPEGKGDKKKGKKAKPKAPAPAAAPTPASAPTPTPASPKPKPTSKESVKEEISQLPEPVAEKSLFDDKKESIRDNVVHLNSLITRGATKKVNITFTPQRIWSPEATTKDLLRKRELRRQRFTYEVDFEDFMMPFKRNFMEKVRALDQLAALH encoded by the exons ATGTCTTTGGCTGACAAGAGACTTGAGAACCTCCAGATCTATAAAGTTCTCCAATGTGTTCGTCAAAAGGATACGAAACAGATAGAGAAGCTCACGAAACTGGGATATCCTGAGCTCATTAATTTCACTGAGCCCATCAATGGAGACAGTGCCCTTCACTTGGCCTGTGTTGCGAACGACATTGACATGTGTAACTTCCTCTTAGAGCTTGGAGCACACCCTGATGTCCAGGATAGAATGGGTCGCACACCAGTGATGAAAGCTGCCGAGCTTGGCCATGACTTGGCCTTGGAAGTATTAGTCCAAGCAGAGGCAGACATGACAATAGTCGATGCAGAAGGAAAAG GTGTGTTGTTCTATTGCATTCTGCCTACCAAACGACACAATCGTTGTGCTCAGATGGCCTTAGAATTTGGAGCAGATGTTAACAACTGTACTACTGAGGGGAAGCCTGTTTTTGTACAAGCCTGTGAGCAAGCACACGAAATCAAAGAGATGTGTATGCAATTTTTGGAAAGAGGAGCAAACCCAAACTCGACAAATACA GCAACAGGCCGGACTGCCCTGATGGAGGCCTCAAGAGAAGGAGTTTTGGAGATTGTCCGTGGTATCCTGGAACGAGGTGGAGAAGTTAATGTTTTTGATCATGAAAGACACCATGCTGCCCATTTTGCTGCCAAAGGAGGGTTCTTTGAG ATCCTGAAGATTCTTTCTGCCTACAATGGAGATGTGGGCTTGATTGCCATGAATGGAAACACGCCACTTCACTACGCTGCTGCTGGAGGTTTTACAGAATGTTGCAAATTTATAGGTCAAAGAG GTTGTGATCCTATGTGGAGGAACCTTGAGAAGAAGACACCAAGACAGGTTGCAAAAGATGCTGGTTTCAAAGGAGCAGTAAAGGAGATCCGTAAAATTGAGCGCCGCTTTGCCAAATATTCTAAACCCAAGCCAGGAGTGAGGAACCCCAACCCACCCTGGGCAGTTCGGCTGCATGACTGGTCCGTAGAAAATCAAGCAAGTCTTCGTGAAGCATTTGAAGCAGCGGACCGAGGTGATGGGACTGTAAGTAAAGATGACTTTGTGTCCATCATTGAAGAGAGGTGTCCGTTTGTGAGTGTTGAGAATATAACAACGATTGCTCAGGCTCATGAGAAAACCCGTGCTGGAGGGATTCATCCTGAAGAATTTTTTACCGGGAAGCGGTTCTTGCAGAAGGCCTTCCTCCTTTCATCCTATGGTCCCAAGAAGAAAAAGCCCAAAAAGGCAAAAGGCAAGAAAGGGAAATTTGTTATCCCCATGCCAATTTGTGTCATCCCAGACAGCTCACGCCAACGTCGGCCAGATGGCGGGCCACCAGAATTCATGATTGAAACTTACCAGAATGTCACTGATAGCATCCGGTTCAATCGTGATCACCCTCCTGAACATCCCATCCAAGATGATTCTTGGTGGTACATTGATAACCCATTAAAGAACTTTTCCAGCATCAACTACCTCACAAAAGATGGAGACCTCTCATCCCTGAAAAAAGCCTTCGAGTCAGGTGTGCCAGTGGATGTGAGAGACCATTTTTACAAAACTCCCTTGATGGCTGCCTGTGCAAGTGGCAATTTGGAGGCAGTGCAGTTCCTTCTTGAGAAAGG GGCAAACGTGAACGCAACAGATAATTTCATGTGGACTCCTCTCCACCATGCCTGCCATGCTGGTCAGCAGGATATTGCTGAACTGCTTATTAAATCTGGAGCAACCATAGATAGTATTTCAATCAATGATGGAACCCCTTTAATGAGGGGAATTGAGAGTTGTCGGTTGGACACTGTGAAGTATTTGGTCGACGCTGGTGCTAAAGTTCAGATGCAAAACAGAAGAG GACAAAATGCTCTGGAAATTTCAAAGGCGTACGCTGACAATCGACTGATCCACTTCATTCAAGACACAATGGATCGCTTGCCCAAACCACCAGAAGGCAAAGGGGataagaagaaggggaaaaaagccaAGCCGAAAGCACCAGCTCCAGCCGCTGCACCCACTCCTGCATCTGCACCCACACCTACACCAGCTTCTCCCAAACCAAAGCCTACATCAAAAGAATCAGTGAAAGAAGAG ATTTCACAGTTACCTGAACCAGTCGCTGAGAAATCTCTCTTCGATGACAAAAAGGAATCAATCAGGGATAATGTCGTCCATCTGAATTCATTGATAACCAGAGGAGCTACGAAGAAGGTCAACATCACTTTCACGCCACAGAGA ATTTGGAGTCCAGAGGCAACCACCAAAGATCTTCTCAGAAAGAGAGAGTTACGTCGGCAACGTTTTACCTATGAGGTGGACTTTGAGGACTTCATGATGCCGTTTAAGAGGAATTTTATGGAGAAAGTCCGAGCATTGGACCAATTAGCTGCCTTGCATTAG